One segment of Alnus glutinosa chromosome 2, dhAlnGlut1.1, whole genome shotgun sequence DNA contains the following:
- the LOC133861209 gene encoding double-stranded RNA-binding protein 3 isoform X2: MSFTLSLDMYKNQLQELAQRSCFNLPSYACIREGPDHAPRFKASVNFNGEIFDSPSYCTTLRQAEHAAAEVALNVLSTRGPARSLTARVLDETGVYKNLLQETAHRAGLNLPVYTTVRSGPGHVPIFTCTVELAGMNFTGEPAKTKKQAEKNAAIAAWSSLKKLPNLGSLTNKEADAGEDQDQTAVARVLSDFRPKDEGKQVRRRDQNQAKRRMVRTTHRDVNCGSSSTSSNLLQHNRQWRLMDLFMDFVPEGPSKKQNSFVSLLPPLPPRTTSKILPPTSPNRHIPVNVRGRSQIITPPLEEHQKDEEEWLGGKKEGPSNSSSIYRQFPLSNNGNVTASSLLDRSRRLGSQDSSQFMYSGGFHGHRIAPAVQIRSVIPVCAAPPPPPPMKETSPLAALTASPSTSMSTHTGEKVSSATQLSSEFNKLKL, encoded by the exons ATGTCCTTCACTCTTTCTTTAG ATATGTATAAGAATCAGCTGCAGGAACTTGCACAGAGAAGCTGTTTCAACCTGCCTTCTTATGCCTGTATCAGAGAAGGACCTGATCATGCCCCAAGATTCAAAGCTTCTGTGAATTTCAACGGTGAGATCTTTGATAGCCCAAGCTATTGCACCACATTAAGACAGGCAGAGCATGCAGCTGCTGAAGTAGCTCTCAATGTCCTGTCCACCAGAGGCCCTGCAAGGTCTCTAACTGCAAGAGTTCTT GACGAAACTGGAGTTTACAAGAACCTCCTTCAAGAAACTGCTCATAGAGCTGGACTGAACCTTCCTGTATATACCACTGTAAGATCAGGTCCTGGCCATGTCCCAATTTTCACTTGTACTGTAGAACTTGCCGGCATGAATTTCACCGGTGAGCCAGCCAAGACAAAGAAGCAAGCTGAGAAGAATGCTGCAATTGCAGCCTGGTCTTCccttaaaaaat TGCCAAACTTGGGTTCATTGACAAATAAAGAAGCAGACGCTGGTGAAGACCAGGATCAGACAGCTGTGGCAAGGGTTCTTTCAGATTTTAGGCCCAAAGATGAAGGCAAACAAGTAAGGAGGAGGGATCAGAACCAAGCGAAAAGAAGAATGGTGAGGACTACTCATAGAGACGTTAATTGCGGTTCTTCATCCACATCTAGTAATCTTTTACAGCATAATCGGCAATGGAGGCTTATGGATCTGTTTATGGACTTCGTCCCAGAAGGtccatccaaaaaacaaaacagctTTGTGTCTCTCCTGCCTCCTCTTCCGCCTAGAACAACTTCGAAGATCTTACCACCAACGTCACCTAATAGGCATATTCCAGTTAATGTCAGGGGTAGATCACAAATCATAACACCTCCATTGGAGGAACATCAAAAGGATGAGGAAGAGTGGCTTGGTGGGAAAAAGGAAGGTCCAAGCAATTCAAGTTCCATATACAGGCAATTTCCTTTGTCCAACAATGGGAATGTTACAGCTTCATCACTGCTTGATAGAAGCAGGCGTTTGGGTTCGCAAGATTCATCTCAATTCATGTACAGTGGAGGGTTCCATGGTCACAGGATTGCCCCAGCCGTTCAAATCAGATCAGTGATCCCAGTCTGTGcagcaccaccaccaccaccaccaatgAAAGAAACTTCACCATTAGCAGCTTTAACTGCTTCTCCTTCTACTTCAATGTCCACCCATACAGGAGAAAAGGTCTCATCAGCTACCCAACTCAGTTCTGAGTTCAACAAGCTAAAGTTATGA
- the LOC133861209 gene encoding double-stranded RNA-binding protein 3 isoform X1: MMGMERIPVDLIGLLWEWFFMADMYKNQLQELAQRSCFNLPSYACIREGPDHAPRFKASVNFNGEIFDSPSYCTTLRQAEHAAAEVALNVLSTRGPARSLTARVLDETGVYKNLLQETAHRAGLNLPVYTTVRSGPGHVPIFTCTVELAGMNFTGEPAKTKKQAEKNAAIAAWSSLKKLPNLGSLTNKEADAGEDQDQTAVARVLSDFRPKDEGKQVRRRDQNQAKRRMVRTTHRDVNCGSSSTSSNLLQHNRQWRLMDLFMDFVPEGPSKKQNSFVSLLPPLPPRTTSKILPPTSPNRHIPVNVRGRSQIITPPLEEHQKDEEEWLGGKKEGPSNSSSIYRQFPLSNNGNVTASSLLDRSRRLGSQDSSQFMYSGGFHGHRIAPAVQIRSVIPVCAAPPPPPPMKETSPLAALTASPSTSMSTHTGEKVSSATQLSSEFNKLKL, translated from the exons ATGATGGGGATGGAACGGATTCCTGTTGATTTGATTGGGTTGTTGTGGGAATGGTTTTTCATGGCAGATATGTATAAGAATCAGCTGCAGGAACTTGCACAGAGAAGCTGTTTCAACCTGCCTTCTTATGCCTGTATCAGAGAAGGACCTGATCATGCCCCAAGATTCAAAGCTTCTGTGAATTTCAACGGTGAGATCTTTGATAGCCCAAGCTATTGCACCACATTAAGACAGGCAGAGCATGCAGCTGCTGAAGTAGCTCTCAATGTCCTGTCCACCAGAGGCCCTGCAAGGTCTCTAACTGCAAGAGTTCTT GACGAAACTGGAGTTTACAAGAACCTCCTTCAAGAAACTGCTCATAGAGCTGGACTGAACCTTCCTGTATATACCACTGTAAGATCAGGTCCTGGCCATGTCCCAATTTTCACTTGTACTGTAGAACTTGCCGGCATGAATTTCACCGGTGAGCCAGCCAAGACAAAGAAGCAAGCTGAGAAGAATGCTGCAATTGCAGCCTGGTCTTCccttaaaaaat TGCCAAACTTGGGTTCATTGACAAATAAAGAAGCAGACGCTGGTGAAGACCAGGATCAGACAGCTGTGGCAAGGGTTCTTTCAGATTTTAGGCCCAAAGATGAAGGCAAACAAGTAAGGAGGAGGGATCAGAACCAAGCGAAAAGAAGAATGGTGAGGACTACTCATAGAGACGTTAATTGCGGTTCTTCATCCACATCTAGTAATCTTTTACAGCATAATCGGCAATGGAGGCTTATGGATCTGTTTATGGACTTCGTCCCAGAAGGtccatccaaaaaacaaaacagctTTGTGTCTCTCCTGCCTCCTCTTCCGCCTAGAACAACTTCGAAGATCTTACCACCAACGTCACCTAATAGGCATATTCCAGTTAATGTCAGGGGTAGATCACAAATCATAACACCTCCATTGGAGGAACATCAAAAGGATGAGGAAGAGTGGCTTGGTGGGAAAAAGGAAGGTCCAAGCAATTCAAGTTCCATATACAGGCAATTTCCTTTGTCCAACAATGGGAATGTTACAGCTTCATCACTGCTTGATAGAAGCAGGCGTTTGGGTTCGCAAGATTCATCTCAATTCATGTACAGTGGAGGGTTCCATGGTCACAGGATTGCCCCAGCCGTTCAAATCAGATCAGTGATCCCAGTCTGTGcagcaccaccaccaccaccaccaatgAAAGAAACTTCACCATTAGCAGCTTTAACTGCTTCTCCTTCTACTTCAATGTCCACCCATACAGGAGAAAAGGTCTCATCAGCTACCCAACTCAGTTCTGAGTTCAACAAGCTAAAGTTATGA
- the LOC133861209 gene encoding double-stranded RNA-binding protein 3 isoform X3, which translates to MYKNQLQELAQRSCFNLPSYACIREGPDHAPRFKASVNFNGEIFDSPSYCTTLRQAEHAAAEVALNVLSTRGPARSLTARVLDETGVYKNLLQETAHRAGLNLPVYTTVRSGPGHVPIFTCTVELAGMNFTGEPAKTKKQAEKNAAIAAWSSLKKLPNLGSLTNKEADAGEDQDQTAVARVLSDFRPKDEGKQVRRRDQNQAKRRMVRTTHRDVNCGSSSTSSNLLQHNRQWRLMDLFMDFVPEGPSKKQNSFVSLLPPLPPRTTSKILPPTSPNRHIPVNVRGRSQIITPPLEEHQKDEEEWLGGKKEGPSNSSSIYRQFPLSNNGNVTASSLLDRSRRLGSQDSSQFMYSGGFHGHRIAPAVQIRSVIPVCAAPPPPPPMKETSPLAALTASPSTSMSTHTGEKVSSATQLSSEFNKLKL; encoded by the exons ATGTATAAGAATCAGCTGCAGGAACTTGCACAGAGAAGCTGTTTCAACCTGCCTTCTTATGCCTGTATCAGAGAAGGACCTGATCATGCCCCAAGATTCAAAGCTTCTGTGAATTTCAACGGTGAGATCTTTGATAGCCCAAGCTATTGCACCACATTAAGACAGGCAGAGCATGCAGCTGCTGAAGTAGCTCTCAATGTCCTGTCCACCAGAGGCCCTGCAAGGTCTCTAACTGCAAGAGTTCTT GACGAAACTGGAGTTTACAAGAACCTCCTTCAAGAAACTGCTCATAGAGCTGGACTGAACCTTCCTGTATATACCACTGTAAGATCAGGTCCTGGCCATGTCCCAATTTTCACTTGTACTGTAGAACTTGCCGGCATGAATTTCACCGGTGAGCCAGCCAAGACAAAGAAGCAAGCTGAGAAGAATGCTGCAATTGCAGCCTGGTCTTCccttaaaaaat TGCCAAACTTGGGTTCATTGACAAATAAAGAAGCAGACGCTGGTGAAGACCAGGATCAGACAGCTGTGGCAAGGGTTCTTTCAGATTTTAGGCCCAAAGATGAAGGCAAACAAGTAAGGAGGAGGGATCAGAACCAAGCGAAAAGAAGAATGGTGAGGACTACTCATAGAGACGTTAATTGCGGTTCTTCATCCACATCTAGTAATCTTTTACAGCATAATCGGCAATGGAGGCTTATGGATCTGTTTATGGACTTCGTCCCAGAAGGtccatccaaaaaacaaaacagctTTGTGTCTCTCCTGCCTCCTCTTCCGCCTAGAACAACTTCGAAGATCTTACCACCAACGTCACCTAATAGGCATATTCCAGTTAATGTCAGGGGTAGATCACAAATCATAACACCTCCATTGGAGGAACATCAAAAGGATGAGGAAGAGTGGCTTGGTGGGAAAAAGGAAGGTCCAAGCAATTCAAGTTCCATATACAGGCAATTTCCTTTGTCCAACAATGGGAATGTTACAGCTTCATCACTGCTTGATAGAAGCAGGCGTTTGGGTTCGCAAGATTCATCTCAATTCATGTACAGTGGAGGGTTCCATGGTCACAGGATTGCCCCAGCCGTTCAAATCAGATCAGTGATCCCAGTCTGTGcagcaccaccaccaccaccaccaatgAAAGAAACTTCACCATTAGCAGCTTTAACTGCTTCTCCTTCTACTTCAATGTCCACCCATACAGGAGAAAAGGTCTCATCAGCTACCCAACTCAGTTCTGAGTTCAACAAGCTAAAGTTATGA